Proteins found in one Pseudorasbora parva isolate DD20220531a chromosome 11, ASM2467924v1, whole genome shotgun sequence genomic segment:
- the il12ba gene encoding interleukin 12Ba, with the protein MCLHQQHLDNMFFLFLGVLMFHQPSAVRSIKTTESYWTLKPNVLVVNVDVGKDVNMVKVPLICGEAYEGQNITWTKNKDENLEAQGNRIMVTVEGWKGGNYSCFNNDGSYLNHTLVLAQWTFKKIIKNTPEKGYIHCSTNNYGGSFQCFWTWDVNRDGHVAHIKATRPHGGSNISCSLDSRGQSVTCLDQDYCPYSEEVERINLTIYFRSSFVVETYNIKFYIMDIVRPDMVAISRINQTSVEVGYPHSWSTPSSYFPLIFQVKEIHCRKNKKCDCSKPNLSETYLTQSHQLPVMKGMAVCVRAKDEFCNSSWSEWRLYKCRNRQNRKQRNQEPKLMML; encoded by the exons ATGTTTTTTCTCTTCTTAGGTGTGTTGATGTTTCATCAGCCCTCTGCTGTAAGATCCATCAAAACAACGGAGAGTTACTGGACACTTAAACCAAACG TGCTCGTGGTGAATGTAGATGTGGGTAAAGATGTAAACATGGTGAAAGTGCCACTTATCTGTGGAGAAGCCTACGAAGGGCAAAATATTACATGGACCAAAAACAAAGATGAAAATCTGGAGGCTCAAGGAAACAGGATCATGGTCACAGTGGAGGGATGGAAGGGGGGCAATTACTCCTGTTTCAACAATGACGGCTCTTACCTAAACCACACACTGGTGCTGGCTCAGTGGACCTTCAAGAAGATTATCAAGAACACTCCTGAAAAAG GTTACATCCACTGTTCAACAAATAACTATGGAGGTTCCTTCCAATGTTTCTGGACATGGGATGTGAACAGAGATGGCCATGTTGCTCATATCAAAGCCACACG CCCTCATGGTGGAAGCAACATCAGCTGCAGTCTGGATTCCAGAGGACAGAGTGTCACATGCCTAGACCAAGACTACTGTCCTTATTCGGAGGAGGTGGAGCGCATCAACCTGACCATATACTTCAGAAGCAGCTTTGTTGTAGAAACCTACAACATAAAGTTCTACATCATGGATATCG TGAGGCCTGATATGGTGGCTATTAGCAGGATCAATCAAACATCTGTAGAAGTTGGATATCCACACTCCTGGAGCACACCATCTTCCTACTTCCCTCTCATCTTCCAAGTGAAAGAGATTCACTGTcggaaaaacaaaaaatgtgacTGCTCCAAACCGAACTTGTCAGAG ACTTACCTCACACAAAGTCACCAGCTGCCAGTGATGAAAGGTATggcggtgtgtgtgagagcgaagGATGAATTCTGTAATTCCTCTTGGAGTGAATGGCGCCTGTACAA ATGCAGAAACAGACAAAACAGGAAGCAGAGGAACCAAGAACCAAAGTTAATGATGCTATAA